From Erigeron canadensis isolate Cc75 chromosome 8, C_canadensis_v1, whole genome shotgun sequence, one genomic window encodes:
- the LOC122578443 gene encoding photosynthetic NDH subunit of lumenal location 3, chloroplastic produces the protein MASTANLSQILGTIPVISKLSGDGKPRTEAAASRLVGNKVEEGQNNILKPTRRLALGLGTIGIFANSNVAVSLADDNGFWLNGPIPIPRAVNMIDNVETGTRSFLKTGVYIADIGTKGRQFRLKKYAFDLLALGDLIGKDAWNYVKKYLRLKSTFMYFDFDKVISAATPDDKPPLLDLANRLFDTVEKLEDAVKKQDLPQTELLYHDTSVILQEVMTKMA, from the exons ATGGCTTCCACGGCAAATTTAAGCCAAATTTTGGGCACTATTCCAGTCATATCAAAACTTTCTGGTGACGGCAAGCCCCGTACAGAGGCAGCTGCCTCTCGTTTGGTCGGAAACAAGGTGGAAGAAGgtcaaaacaacattttaaaACCAACAAGAAGACTAGCATTAGGCCTTGGAACTATTGGAATTTTTGCCAATTCTAATGTAGCAGTGTCTCTAGCTGATGATAATGGTTTTTGGCTGAATGGACCTATACCGATACCCCGGGCTGTCAATA TGATTGATAATGTGGAGACGGGTACAAGGTCTTTCTTGAAGACGGGTGTGTATATAGCCGATATAGGGACTAAAGGAAGGCAATTTCGGCTTAAGAAGTATGCATTTGACCTTCTGGCTCTGGGAGACTTGATCGGGAAAGACGCGTGgaattatgttaaaaagtatctTCGCCTCAAGTCAACGTTCATGTACTTTGACTTTGATAAAGTGATCTCAGCTGCCACACCAGATGATAAGCCACCGCTTCTTGATCTTGCAAATAGATTGTTCGATACCGTCGAAAAG CTAGAAGATGCGGTCAAAAAACAAGACCTTCCACAGACAGAGTTACTGTACCATGACACAAGTGTTATTCTTCAAGAAGTTATGACTAAAATGGCATAA